A part of Phoenix dactylifera cultivar Barhee BC4 chromosome 2, palm_55x_up_171113_PBpolish2nd_filt_p, whole genome shotgun sequence genomic DNA contains:
- the LOC103706171 gene encoding uncharacterized protein LOC103706171, producing the protein MTLEDFFTLNEMKNGVSTLPRVEELISAMERQKDYVMKNAGDTARQWSAVADTLAATENKDCLNRFVELNGLLFLNQWLQEALKCSNDVSSSIMEEVIHSLLGSLERLPVDKKNSTADGIWATAEQLLGQKNPSIKERVRNLLDKWNNGKVNDVSQDMENGGICQDNQHKPSADENRIDISSCNLGDEEGNCRVDSAGTESHHSDFTKCSDSPQLDITNDVKISTANQTKPTESQNSANANVAEINSLRSSHASNSCQDNFFITKESVPAVGMASADLCSSVGRGKAADEQSEASKLKDVDKVKEMEVEVGVNMTEVDQCKASQKESFNAPTSSGLSAPLSAQKMESTISCNFDPRESKSCISKASVAHVAKDSQDLSSSVCELSKTDGSENSFARKEAVESDRGINEHCSKAKLKVREGGNLVIPSSSSKTISMKVTGEMDRRSEMELECGEIDALEVARQVALEVEREVVDYREPFCSSSPDLDSEERVQTCSPELVEGKQDQPTIEELNQNESPTGKGLSDSSHSPKDDKSEIPAQSGIDTERHEKDIKPESTAVAEEAVSKISKNVWDFDLNKDVCTEDDHPINSTLNNQVNLSAPKAIVAASKGAPELPVSAFCFEGELGWRGSAATSAFRPAYPRSTPDAEMHSGPKSRTSLPEIDLNVAESEDNVAVEPAYVKEVPHLSAFPSRESSMDISSRRVERLKLDLNRLGDEDVSPHPSSFWKLHHQNGDQSLSAAASSSGHVSMKDFDLNDNPSLFDIGGSHNPNKPSSKASGMSGSSKLDDPVVTIMGSRMAVEKKDYGNQTQQSYLGNVLGLEPAVSARQMLPYARMPPPPAYGYPGLGTGPAMAYPSALYGPGSIPYMVDSRGAPVVPQIIGSAGLSGAPSAMPPFLSSVHSTTMSPKGTGLSQSGLDLNSAMTFMDSGNRQSGGFRQLFMQGHDGLMEEQARSASQLAGSGMTLKRKEPDCGRDPCTLGHKRVTSWQ; encoded by the coding sequence ATGACACTTGAAGATTTCTTTACTCTTAATGAGATGAAGAATGGGGTTTCAACTCTTCCAAGAGTTGAAGAACTGATTTCTGCAATGGAAAGACAGAAAGATTATGTTATGAAGAATGCAGGCGATACTGCAAGACAGTGGTCAGCTGTTGCAGACACCTTGGCAGCCACAGAAAATAAGGACTGTCTTAATCGTTTTGTTGAGTTGAATGGGCTCCTCTTTCTTAATCAGTGGCTTCAAGAAGCTTTGAAGTGCAGTAATGATGTTAGTAGTAGTATCATGGAAGAAGTAATACATTCGCTTCTGGGATCCCTTGAGAGGCTTCCAGTTGACAAGAAAAACTCAACTGCTGATGGAATTTGGGCAACTGCTGAACAACTGCTAGGTCAGAAAAATCCTAGTATAAAGGAGAGGGTGAGGAATTTGCTTGATAAGTGGAATAATGGAAAGGTTAATGATGTTAGCCAAGATATGGAGAATGGTGGCATATGCCAAGATAACCAGCACAAGCCTTCTGCTGACGAAAACAGAATTGACATTTCTTCATGCAATTTGGGGGATGAGGAGGGGAATTGCAGGGTAGATTCTGCTGGGACTGAGTCTCACCACTCAGATTTTACAAAATGCTCTGACAGTCCCCAGTTGGATATAACCAATGATGTAAAAATTTCTACAGCAAATCAGACAAAGCCAACTGAATCTCAGAATTCAGCAAATGCAAATGTAGCAGAGATTAATTCACTGCGCTCCTCCCATGCGTCAAATTCTTGTCAGGACAACttttttattacaaaagagtCTGTCCCAGCAGTGGGAATGGCTTCTGCTGACTTATGCAGTTCTGTTGGCAGGGGAAAAGCTGCTGATGAACAGTCTGAGGCTTCAAAACTAAAAGATGTTGATAAGGTGAAAGAGATGGAGGTGGAGGTAGGAGTGAATATGACAGAAGTTGACCAATGTAAAGCTAGTCAAAAAGAAAGTTTTAATGCCCCAACATCTTCTGGTTTATCTGCGCCTTTATCTGCACAGAAGATGGAATCCACTATATCATGCAATTTTGATCCCAGGGAAAGCAAATCTTGTATATCAAAAGCTTCTGTTGCTCATGTTGCTAAGGATTCTCAAGATTTGTCCAGCAGTGTATGTGAACTAAGCAAAACAGATGGTTCTGAGAATTCTTTCGCAAGGAAAGAAGCTGTGGAAAGTGATCGCGGCATTAATGAGCATTGCAGCAAGGCAAAATTGAAGGTGAGGGAAGGAGGGAACCTTGTGATCCCTAGTAGTTCTTCAAAAACGATAAGCATGAAGGTAACTGGTGAGATGGACAGGAGGTCAGAAATGGAACTTGAATGTGGGGAGATTGATGCCTTGGAGGTTGCACGGCAAGTTGCTCTAGAAGTGGAACGTGAAGTTGTTGACTACAGAGAACCATTCTGTAGCTCTTCTCCTGATTTAGATTCAGAGGAGAGAGTGCAAACCTGTAGCCCTGAGTTGGTAGAAGGCAAACAGGATCAGCCAACAATTGAAGAACTAAACCAGAATGAGTCACCAACTGGGAAAGGTCTTTCTGATAGTTCCCATTCTCCCAAGGATGATAAGTCAGAAATTCCAGCACAAAGTGGCATTGATACCGAGAGACATGAGAAAGATATCAAACCTGAGTCGACAGCAGTTGCTGAAGAGGCAGTCTCTAAGATTAGCAAGAACGTATGGGACTTCGATCTAAACAAAGATGTGTGCACTGAGGATGATCACCCAATAAACTCCACTCTCAACAATCAGGTCAACCTGTCTGCACCTAAAGCTATCGTTGCTGCTTCAAAAGGAGCTCCAGAATTGCCAGTGAGCGCATTTTGCTTCGAAGGTGAATTGGGTTGGAGGGGTTCTGCTGCCACGAGTGCTTTTCGCCCAGCATATCCTCGAAGCACTCCAGACGCCGAGATGCATTCAGGTCCAAAAAGCAGAACAAGCCTCCCTGAGATAGACTTGAATGTGGCTGAGAGTGAGGATAATGTGGCAGTTGAACCAGCATATGTAAAAGAGGTCCCTCATCTATCTGCCTTTCCTTCCAGGGAATCTTCAATGGACATTAGTTCAAGAAGAGTAGAGAGGCTCAAGCTGGATCTTAATCGTCTTGGAGATGAGGATGTGTCGCCACATCCATCGTCGTTTTGGAAGCTTCATCACCAGAATGGAGACCAAAGCCTATCTGCTGCTGCATCATCCTCGGGGCATGTTTCAATGAAAGACTTTGATTTAAATGACAACCCATCTTTATTCGACATCGGTGGCTCTCATAACCCGAATAAGCCATCTTCCAAGGCCTCAGGCATGTCTGGAAGCTCCAAACTCGACGATCCTGTTGTTACAATTATGGGATCGAGGATGGCTGTGGAAAAGAAGGATTATGGGAACCAAACCCAGCAATCATATTTGGGGAATGTACTGGGTTTAGAGCCGGCTGTCTCTGCCCGACAAATGCTGCCTTATGCTCGCATGCCGCCGCCGCCTGCTTATGGGTATCCTGGGCTTGGCACTGGTCCCGCCATGGCTTACCCTTCAGCACTGTATGGACCTGGCAGCATCCCGTACATGGTAGATTCAAGAGGGGCCCCCGTTGTACCACAAATAATTGGCTCGGCAGGACTGAGCGGTGCACCTTCTGCCATGCCCCCATTTCTTTCGAGCGTGCATAGCACAACCATGAGTCCGAAGGGAACTGGTTTGTCCCAATCCGGTTTGGATTTGAATTCTGCCATGACATTTATGGACAGCGGGAACAGGCAATCAGGGGGTTTTAGGCAGTTGTTTATGCAAGGGCACGATGGTTTAATGGAAGAGCAGGCTAGGTCTGCCTCGCAGCTTGCAGGTTCAGGGATGACCCTGAAACGCAAGGAGCCGGACTGTGGGAGGGATCCTTGTACTTTGGGTCACAAACGGGTGACGTCGTGGCAATAG